The proteins below come from a single Zhouia spongiae genomic window:
- a CDS encoding alpha-ketoacid dehydrogenase subunit alpha/beta, whose translation MQTETNTQTNISFEDFKQQVLSDYKIAVLSRECSLLGRREVLTGKAKFGIFGDGKELPQLAMARAFKNGDFRSGYYRDQTFMMAIDELKPSHFFAGLYAHTDIEKEPMSAGRQMGGHFLTKSNNPDGTWVDLTKQKNSSADISPTAGQMPRLLGLAQASKIYRNVAGINQDKFSVHGNEVAWGTIGNASTSEGLFFETVNAAGVMQVPMVISVWDDAYGISVPAKHQTTKENISEILKGFQRDTENEGYEIIIVKGWDYPALIDAYEKAGKIAREEHVPVLVHVTELTQPQGHSTSGSHERYKSKKRLEWEKEHDCNTKFREWIIANNLATDEELTELDKKLKKEVRDQKKQAWADFLDPIKKDQKEVVSLLDKIGGKSINKSFITKIKNDLISIDEPVKRDIIAAARKTLRYLSTENFPEKEELKNWIGQFMNRTQPEYSSLLYNENSDNATSVAEISPVYNDDAELVDGRVVLRDNFDALFAKYPEALVFGEDSGNIGDVNQGLEGLQEKYGPLRIADTGIREATILGQGIGMAMRGLRPIAEIQYLDYLLYALQIMSDDLATLRYRTAGKQKAPVIVRTRGHRLEGIWHAGSPMGGIIHLLRGMYILTPRNMTKAAGFYNTLLETDEPALVIESLNGYRLKEKMPVNIGEFKTPIGVVETVKEGADITVVSYGSTLRIVEQVAKDLLAVQIDIEIIDAQTLLPFDINHDVVKSVKKTNRLLIIDEDVPGGCSAYILQEIIEKQGAYQYLDSAPQTLTAKPHRPAYGTDGDYFSKPNAEDIFEKVYDIMHEVNPEQYPAL comes from the coding sequence ATGCAGACAGAAACCAATACCCAGACAAACATTTCTTTCGAAGATTTTAAGCAACAAGTATTAAGTGATTACAAAATTGCGGTTTTAAGCAGGGAATGCAGCCTTTTAGGAAGACGTGAAGTATTAACAGGCAAAGCAAAATTTGGGATTTTTGGGGATGGAAAGGAATTACCGCAACTGGCTATGGCCAGAGCTTTTAAAAATGGCGATTTCAGGAGCGGTTATTATCGCGATCAAACTTTTATGATGGCCATAGACGAGTTAAAACCCTCACACTTTTTTGCAGGTCTATATGCCCATACCGATATTGAAAAAGAGCCCATGAGTGCGGGAAGGCAAATGGGAGGACACTTCCTTACCAAAAGCAATAATCCGGACGGGACATGGGTAGACCTCACCAAACAAAAGAACAGCAGCGCCGATATTTCTCCGACAGCAGGACAAATGCCCAGACTGCTCGGTTTGGCACAGGCTTCAAAAATATACAGAAATGTAGCGGGAATTAACCAGGATAAGTTTTCGGTTCACGGAAATGAAGTTGCATGGGGAACAATAGGTAACGCAAGCACCAGTGAAGGTTTGTTTTTTGAAACTGTAAATGCAGCAGGCGTAATGCAGGTTCCGATGGTGATCAGTGTTTGGGATGATGCTTATGGTATCTCCGTTCCCGCAAAACATCAGACTACAAAAGAAAATATTTCCGAAATTCTTAAAGGATTTCAGCGAGATACTGAAAATGAAGGTTACGAGATTATAATCGTTAAAGGCTGGGATTACCCTGCTCTTATTGATGCCTATGAAAAGGCCGGAAAAATTGCACGCGAAGAGCATGTACCCGTGCTTGTACACGTTACCGAGTTAACACAACCCCAGGGGCATTCGACATCCGGATCTCATGAGCGCTATAAAAGCAAAAAACGCCTGGAATGGGAAAAGGAACACGATTGTAATACTAAGTTCAGAGAATGGATCATCGCCAATAACCTGGCAACAGACGAAGAACTTACGGAGTTGGATAAAAAGCTGAAAAAAGAGGTTAGGGATCAGAAAAAACAAGCATGGGCTGACTTTCTGGATCCCATCAAAAAAGACCAAAAAGAGGTGGTTAGCCTGTTAGATAAAATCGGGGGAAAAAGCATCAACAAATCATTTATTACCAAAATTAAAAATGACCTGATATCCATCGATGAACCTGTTAAACGTGATATCATTGCAGCAGCAAGAAAAACATTAAGATATCTAAGCACTGAAAATTTTCCTGAAAAAGAAGAGCTGAAGAACTGGATTGGTCAATTTATGAACCGAACACAGCCGGAATACAGCTCTTTATTATATAATGAAAACAGCGATAATGCCACCTCAGTTGCTGAAATCAGCCCTGTTTATAATGATGATGCTGAATTAGTAGATGGTCGTGTAGTGCTAAGGGACAATTTTGATGCGCTTTTTGCCAAATATCCGGAAGCGCTGGTTTTCGGAGAAGACAGTGGTAATATCGGGGATGTAAATCAGGGACTTGAAGGCTTACAGGAAAAGTATGGCCCTCTCCGTATTGCAGATACAGGTATCAGAGAAGCTACTATTTTAGGTCAGGGAATCGGAATGGCGATGAGAGGATTAAGACCTATAGCCGAGATTCAATACCTCGATTATCTGCTATATGCACTACAGATCATGAGTGATGACCTGGCTACGCTACGCTACAGAACCGCCGGAAAACAAAAGGCCCCTGTTATTGTCAGAACCCGCGGACACAGACTAGAAGGTATATGGCATGCCGGTTCACCGATGGGAGGGATTATACACCTTTTAAGAGGGATGTATATTTTAACACCCAGGAACATGACAAAAGCTGCCGGTTTTTATAACACATTACTCGAAACAGACGAACCGGCCTTGGTAATAGAAAGCTTGAACGGTTATCGCTTAAAAGAAAAAATGCCGGTCAATATCGGCGAGTTTAAAACTCCGATCGGGGTTGTGGAAACTGTTAAAGAAGGAGCTGACATCACCGTTGTATCATACGGTTCTACATTAAGAATCGTCGAGCAGGTAGCTAAAGACCTTCTGGCCGTTCAGATTGATATTGAAATTATAGATGCACAAACACTACTCCCTTTCGATATTAATCACGATGTAGTGAAAAGCGTCAAAAAAACCAATAGATTACTCATTATTGATGAAGATGTTCCCGGTGGATGTTCTGCCTATATTTTACAGGAGATTATAGAGAAACAAGGAGCTTATCAATATTTGGACAGTGCACCGCAAACCTTAACAGCAAAACCACACAGACCTGCATATGGTACGGATGGCGATTATTTCTCGAAACCGAATGCTGAAGATATATTTGAAAAGGTTTACGATATCATGCACGAAGTAAATCCGGAACAATACCCCGCTTTATAA
- a CDS encoding copper resistance protein NlpE: MKKFVLSLLICYGAFTGCKNKPQHSEEVDQKVVGDIHNAQNSLDWEGAYTGILPCADCEGIQIKLIISSDNSYSLEQEYLGKEADTFKDHGTFSWDDNGTIITLNNIKDRASKYFVGENKLIQLDLQGNKITGELSDRYILTKE, from the coding sequence ATGAAAAAATTTGTCTTAAGCCTATTGATTTGCTACGGAGCTTTCACCGGCTGTAAAAACAAGCCGCAACATTCTGAAGAGGTCGATCAAAAAGTTGTTGGCGACATACATAATGCTCAAAACTCACTGGATTGGGAAGGGGCATATACCGGCATATTGCCATGTGCCGACTGTGAAGGAATTCAAATCAAACTGATTATAAGTTCAGATAATAGTTATTCGTTAGAACAAGAATACCTTGGCAAAGAAGCTGACACCTTCAAGGATCATGGTACTTTTAGCTGGGATGATAATGGTACAATAATAACCCTAAACAATATAAAAGACAGAGCATCTAAATATTTCGTCGGAGAAAATAAACTGATTCAACTCGATCTTCAGGGAAATAAAATAACCGGTGAACTTTCAGATCGGTACATCCTGACTAAAGAGTAA
- a CDS encoding DUF3667 domain-containing protein, translated as MSIICKNCGTEVVGNFCADCGQSADTQRLDIRYILHDIQLGLLYFDKGLFYTVKELFIRPGHTVREFIEGKRVNHFKPLSLVILLATFYALLVFLLDLSFIEANVENPSGNVIDYGFLNQWITQHYALVALGLIPVLSLGSYISFKNQGYNFMEHMVLNAYASSQRLLLHIALIPVIYILYGTTYYPWVSRVLLLLNFILICWCYSQYFNKQSKVKSILCTVLTGIIAYTILIGLFVFWIYLNSGSV; from the coding sequence ATGTCAATAATTTGTAAAAACTGTGGAACAGAGGTGGTTGGGAATTTTTGTGCCGATTGCGGGCAATCGGCCGATACGCAAAGGCTGGATATAAGATACATATTGCATGATATCCAACTAGGGCTTTTATATTTTGATAAAGGGTTGTTTTACACCGTTAAAGAGCTTTTTATACGACCGGGACATACCGTGAGAGAGTTTATAGAAGGAAAACGTGTAAATCATTTTAAACCGCTATCCCTGGTGATCTTGTTAGCGACATTTTATGCTCTTCTTGTTTTCTTACTTGATTTGTCTTTTATTGAAGCAAATGTCGAAAACCCTTCCGGTAATGTCATTGATTATGGTTTTCTAAACCAATGGATAACTCAGCATTATGCTCTTGTAGCGCTTGGACTTATTCCTGTTTTGAGTTTAGGGTCGTATATTTCTTTTAAAAATCAAGGCTATAACTTTATGGAACACATGGTGTTAAATGCTTATGCTTCAAGTCAGAGATTGTTACTGCATATAGCTTTAATACCGGTTATATACATATTGTACGGTACCACTTATTATCCGTGGGTTTCGAGAGTACTTTTATTGTTGAATTTTATACTGATTTGCTGGTGCTATTCACAGTATTTTAATAAACAATCGAAAGTAAAAAGCATCTTGTGTACTGTCTTAACCGGGATAATAGCTTATACTATTTTAATAGGCTTGTTTGTTTTTTGGATTTATTTAAATTCGGGATCGGTTTAA
- a CDS encoding DUF4421 family protein: MNKLLLHSIVLLSLSPLFGQDTETKQDTFPVISYYDKIMFKANVDTRADSYFSKRSTPNQEELGIMNNNSLRTFFILNYRFLSVSFGFSPKFLPGNDDDDLKGASSFNDLKFRLFFGKWIQELHYSKVSGFYVTNTDDFLPGWQEGVDPYIQLPGLSITSWGGTTGYVMNPEYSLKSIYFQTEWQKKSSGSLIPSVSYYYDHYAVRGKEFTNISSVENIFTLSAAMSYYYTWVIHNRWYIAPYATTLTGVKFSNYKPDRSNNLYTEKNTYFSMAIEGGLQIGYNAPRFFLGTAFNLNSNWYTSGSKNNRLINDKIYGLVYIGYRFNAPEFIKKTFNKVHDKTGI; encoded by the coding sequence TTGAATAAATTACTATTACACAGTATCGTCTTGTTATCTCTTTCTCCTCTTTTCGGACAAGACACAGAAACAAAACAAGATACTTTTCCTGTGATCTCTTATTATGATAAGATCATGTTTAAAGCCAACGTTGATACACGTGCCGATAGTTATTTTAGTAAAAGAAGCACTCCTAATCAGGAAGAATTAGGTATTATGAATAATAATTCACTTCGGACATTCTTTATTCTTAATTACAGGTTTTTAAGCGTCAGCTTTGGATTTTCTCCAAAATTCCTGCCGGGAAATGATGATGATGACCTCAAAGGAGCATCTTCCTTCAATGATCTAAAATTCAGACTCTTCTTTGGTAAATGGATACAAGAGCTGCATTATAGCAAAGTAAGTGGCTTTTATGTTACCAATACCGACGATTTTTTACCGGGCTGGCAAGAAGGTGTCGATCCGTATATTCAACTTCCCGGTCTTTCAATTACCTCTTGGGGAGGCACTACCGGATATGTTATGAATCCCGAATATTCACTTAAAAGTATATACTTTCAAACGGAATGGCAAAAAAAGAGTTCCGGATCATTAATTCCCTCGGTAAGTTACTATTATGATCACTACGCTGTCAGAGGCAAGGAATTCACGAACATTAGCAGTGTTGAAAATATATTCACACTCAGCGCTGCCATGTCGTATTATTATACCTGGGTAATCCACAACCGATGGTACATTGCCCCCTATGCAACTACATTAACAGGTGTTAAATTCTCAAATTATAAACCAGACAGGAGTAATAATCTCTATACAGAAAAAAACACTTACTTTTCCATGGCTATTGAAGGTGGCCTGCAAATCGGATATAATGCTCCTCGATTTTTCCTGGGCACTGCATTCAATTTAAACTCCAACTGGTATACCTCAGGTTCAAAAAACAACAGGCTTATAAACGACAAAATATACGGATTAGTGTATATCGGATACCGGTTCAATGCCCCGGAATTTATTAAAAAGACCTTCAATAAGGTTCATGACAAAACCGGGATATAG
- a CDS encoding DoxX family protein, with amino-acid sequence MRNYTNIGLTVLRVGISLLMMTHGYGKLQMLLSGEEIQFMSFMGLSPTISLILTIIGELIAPIFIIIGFKTRLASLFPVVTMAVAAFMVHGNDPLAKQEMSLLYLIAFIAIGLLGAGKFSLDGRKV; translated from the coding sequence ATGAGAAACTATACAAATATAGGTTTAACGGTTCTGAGAGTTGGGATTTCCCTTTTAATGATGACCCACGGGTATGGCAAACTGCAAATGTTATTATCAGGAGAAGAAATTCAGTTTATGAGCTTTATGGGATTAAGTCCCACGATTTCCCTGATCTTAACCATTATCGGAGAGCTGATCGCTCCTATTTTCATTATTATAGGATTTAAAACCAGACTGGCATCCCTTTTTCCTGTCGTTACTATGGCTGTTGCCGCTTTTATGGTACATGGAAATGACCCGCTGGCAAAACAGGAAATGTCTTTACTCTACCTTATTGCTTTTATAGCCATCGGATTATTAGGAGCCGGTAAATTCAGTTTAGATGGAAGAAAAGTTTAG
- a CDS encoding carboxypeptidase-like regulatory domain-containing protein has protein sequence MKSFYHLSFIFFIGHFTFAQQTVTGKVIDSLNRKPVPFATISVNKETGIISSESGQFTFYLPDSTKAHDSLYISCLGYQEKAMLLRDFNDSIIALKPKDIELDEIVLLNKDYTIDEIITRVKDSLEKNYDHNFLKQKLFVRSSYYTDIERKEAKLTKSSIPEFNQRFVDSLVNAVPSHSSHHSEVLGEFYGKIADENFQAKLDIIKASRLYDKNNEMSVKAITEKLQGIVKKRVKRDSYFKIKSGLIGTKTEIDSSFFGDGDNQQLKDAQAALEEQQKREKDRKERFLQFRKQAITRLQHKSFIFEGADLNFIHKDRKYEFQLENLTTLHDYTVYKVSFIPKYSADYKGTIYINADDFAVIRVDYENVKPLRRFSLLGVSLNQYLHKGTLLYEKNSRNKYILKYAEETEGQRVGFKRPVKIIEKNKHVKGRRKQNEIASDLNFVVRNTDKTEMIVFENTPIEEALFNNFKEKPDAVPQYLSKYDPAFWKGYNIIEPNEAIKKFKSTAD, from the coding sequence ATGAAATCATTTTACCACCTGTCTTTTATTTTCTTCATTGGTCATTTTACCTTTGCTCAACAAACCGTCACAGGTAAAGTCATAGACAGCCTGAACAGAAAACCTGTCCCCTTTGCTACCATTTCAGTAAATAAAGAAACAGGCATTATAAGTTCAGAATCCGGCCAATTCACTTTTTACTTGCCCGATAGTACCAAAGCGCACGATTCATTATATATAAGTTGTTTGGGATATCAGGAGAAAGCGATGCTGCTTCGCGACTTCAATGACTCAATTATCGCATTAAAACCTAAGGATATTGAGCTCGATGAAATTGTCCTCTTAAATAAAGATTATACTATCGATGAAATCATAACACGGGTTAAAGACAGTCTTGAAAAGAATTACGATCACAATTTCCTGAAACAAAAACTTTTTGTACGGAGTTCTTATTATACCGATATAGAAAGAAAAGAAGCAAAACTAACGAAAAGCTCCATTCCTGAATTTAATCAACGGTTTGTAGACAGCCTGGTAAATGCAGTCCCGTCGCACAGCTCACATCATTCAGAGGTGTTGGGTGAGTTTTACGGTAAGATAGCTGACGAAAACTTCCAGGCAAAACTAGATATCATAAAGGCTTCCCGTCTTTATGATAAGAACAATGAAATGTCTGTAAAGGCTATCACGGAAAAACTACAAGGTATCGTTAAAAAAAGAGTTAAGAGAGACTCTTACTTTAAAATCAAATCAGGCCTTATCGGCACTAAAACAGAAATCGACTCTTCTTTTTTTGGCGATGGAGACAACCAACAGCTAAAAGATGCACAAGCTGCTTTGGAAGAACAACAAAAACGGGAGAAAGATCGAAAAGAAAGGTTCTTGCAGTTCAGGAAACAGGCCATCACCCGGTTGCAGCACAAGAGTTTCATTTTTGAAGGAGCTGACCTGAATTTCATTCATAAGGATCGAAAATATGAGTTTCAGCTGGAAAACCTGACAACGCTACACGATTATACGGTATACAAGGTTTCATTCATTCCAAAATATAGTGCCGATTATAAAGGCACCATCTATATTAATGCAGACGATTTTGCCGTTATAAGAGTTGATTATGAAAATGTAAAACCGTTACGCAGGTTCAGCTTACTGGGAGTTTCCCTAAACCAATATTTACATAAAGGAACCCTGCTTTACGAAAAAAACAGCAGAAACAAATACATTCTGAAATATGCCGAAGAAACAGAAGGACAAAGGGTAGGTTTTAAACGTCCCGTTAAAATTATCGAAAAAAACAAACATGTTAAAGGCCGAAGAAAGCAAAACGAAATTGCCAGTGACCTGAACTTTGTTGTAAGAAATACCGATAAAACTGAAATGATTGTATTTGAAAATACCCCCATCGAAGAAGCCCTTTTCAATAACTTTAAGGAGAAACCGGATGCAGTTCCCCAATACCTGTCGAAATACGATCCGGCCTTTTGGAAAGGTTATAATATTATCGAGCCAAATGAGGCCATTAAGAAGTTTAAAAGTACGGCAGACTAG
- the holA gene encoding DNA polymerase III subunit delta, whose product MEEVKQIVTDIRKGDIRPIYFLMGEEPYYIDKIAEYIESNVLSEEEKGFNQMVLYGRDVSVEEVVSNAKRFPMMAERQVVILKEAQELSRTIEKFEGYIENPQPTTVLVICYKYKTIDKRKKLYKALKKADALFESKKLYENQVPDWIRRVLAGKNYSISVKASQMLVEFLGTDLGRINNELEKLQIILPGGTEITPEIIEENIGISKDYNNFELRKAVGDRDFLKATRIISYFTQNPKDNPLVVTVSLLHNFFSQLLQYHGLTDHSKKSVAAALKINPYFVGEYQAAARNYPMKKVSMIISHLREIDVKGKGVGANLTQADLLKELLVKIMA is encoded by the coding sequence ATGGAAGAGGTTAAACAGATAGTGACAGACATACGAAAAGGAGATATCAGGCCCATTTATTTTTTAATGGGTGAGGAACCCTATTATATAGATAAGATTGCCGAATACATAGAAAGTAATGTGTTATCTGAAGAAGAAAAAGGGTTTAATCAGATGGTGCTTTACGGTCGTGATGTATCGGTAGAAGAAGTGGTTTCTAATGCCAAGCGTTTTCCTATGATGGCAGAGCGGCAGGTGGTTATCCTAAAAGAGGCTCAGGAGCTGAGCAGGACCATAGAAAAGTTTGAAGGGTATATCGAGAATCCCCAACCGACAACGGTATTGGTTATATGTTATAAATATAAAACTATTGATAAACGGAAAAAACTCTATAAGGCTTTAAAAAAGGCCGATGCTCTTTTTGAATCTAAAAAGCTCTATGAGAATCAAGTGCCGGATTGGATCAGGAGGGTGCTGGCCGGTAAGAATTACAGCATTAGTGTAAAAGCCTCACAAATGCTGGTGGAGTTTCTGGGAACGGATTTGGGGCGTATCAATAATGAGCTCGAAAAGTTACAGATTATATTGCCCGGGGGTACGGAGATCACGCCAGAAATCATTGAGGAAAACATAGGGATCAGTAAAGATTACAATAATTTTGAATTAAGAAAGGCTGTCGGGGACAGGGATTTTTTAAAAGCGACAAGGATTATAAGTTATTTTACTCAAAACCCAAAGGACAACCCTTTGGTTGTTACCGTTTCATTGTTGCATAATTTCTTTTCCCAGTTATTGCAGTATCATGGGTTGACCGACCATTCCAAAAAGAGTGTGGCAGCAGCTTTAAAGATCAACCCTTATTTTGTCGGAGAATATCAGGCAGCAGCAAGAAACTATCCGATGAAGAAGGTGAGTATGATTATTTCTCACCTTCGGGAAATTGATGTGAAAGGGAAGGGGGTAGGAGCTAATTTGACCCAGGCCGATCTGTTAAAGGAATTGTTGGTAAAGATAATGGCATAG
- a CDS encoding type I restriction enzyme HsdR N-terminal domain-containing protein, which produces MQKLNLPKYDFRFKSSENNIQIFDEIRKKFVVLQPEEWVRQHIVQFLIREKKIPKQLINVEKSLKINGLNKRYDVIVYHPDGTINVVVECKAPSVNITQETFDQIARYNLTLKADFLMVTNGLRHYFCKLDYENEHYIFLKDLPEYH; this is translated from the coding sequence ATGCAAAAACTGAACCTTCCAAAATATGACTTTCGCTTCAAAAGTAGCGAAAATAATATCCAGATCTTCGATGAGATTCGCAAAAAATTTGTGGTGCTTCAACCGGAAGAATGGGTTCGGCAACACATTGTTCAGTTTTTGATCCGGGAAAAAAAAATCCCCAAGCAACTTATAAACGTAGAAAAATCGTTAAAAATCAACGGCTTAAACAAGCGATATGATGTGATTGTTTATCACCCCGACGGAACTATTAACGTGGTTGTCGAATGTAAAGCCCCTTCTGTTAACATTACGCAGGAAACTTTCGATCAGATAGCCAGATATAACCTGACGCTTAAAGCAGACTTTTTAATGGTGACCAATGGTTTAAGGCACTATTTTTGTAAGCTGGATTATGAAAATGAACACTATATTTTTTTAAAAGATTTACCTGAATATCATTGA
- a CDS encoding glycosyltransferase family 2 protein produces the protein MNKDLQIAVVILNWNGKSLLEQFIPFVLKYSERATVYVADNASEDGSIPFLKRSFPEINIIANMENGGFAKGYNDALKHIEADVYCLLNSDVEVTENWLEPFYHLFEKDEKVAIAQPKILDFKKRSYFEYAGAAGGFLDMFGYPFCRGRVFQTLEEDNGQYDDIKEIFWATGACMFIRKHIFDTLGGFDEDYFAHQEEIDLCWRAQNRGYKTVYTGTSHIFHVGGATLNNMNPKKTFLNFRNSLYSLTKNLPLSRVFPLILLRLVLDGIAAVRFLFQFKLQHLYAIFRAHMSYYWNLPNLLKKRQKLYGYKKYHACTSIVWSYFVRKRKHYSSLVKD, from the coding sequence TTGAATAAAGATCTCCAAATAGCTGTTGTAATTCTAAACTGGAACGGAAAATCCCTTCTGGAACAATTCATACCTTTTGTTTTAAAATATTCCGAAAGAGCAACGGTGTATGTAGCAGACAATGCATCGGAAGATGGATCAATCCCCTTCCTAAAGCGGTCGTTTCCTGAAATCAATATCATCGCCAATATGGAAAATGGCGGATTTGCCAAGGGATATAACGATGCCCTTAAACATATTGAAGCAGACGTATATTGCCTTTTAAACTCCGATGTTGAAGTCACTGAAAACTGGCTTGAACCTTTTTACCATTTATTTGAGAAGGATGAAAAAGTCGCTATCGCCCAACCAAAGATTCTTGATTTTAAAAAAAGATCATATTTTGAGTATGCCGGTGCTGCCGGAGGTTTTTTAGATATGTTCGGATATCCTTTCTGTCGTGGCAGGGTTTTTCAAACACTGGAAGAAGATAACGGGCAATACGATGATATTAAGGAAATTTTTTGGGCAACCGGAGCCTGTATGTTTATAAGAAAACACATTTTTGATACTTTGGGAGGTTTTGACGAAGATTACTTTGCTCACCAGGAAGAAATTGATCTGTGCTGGAGAGCACAGAACAGAGGTTATAAAACCGTTTATACAGGTACTTCTCATATATTTCATGTCGGAGGAGCCACCCTGAATAACATGAACCCCAAAAAGACCTTTTTAAACTTCAGGAATTCATTGTATTCATTGACCAAGAATTTACCTCTGTCGAGAGTTTTTCCTTTAATTCTTTTGCGCCTGGTTCTTGACGGTATAGCAGCAGTGCGCTTTTTATTTCAATTTAAATTGCAGCACCTCTATGCAATATTCAGGGCTCATATGAGTTATTACTGGAACCTTCCGAACTTATTGAAAAAAAGACAGAAATTGTATGGTTATAAAAAATACCATGCATGCACATCCATAGTATGGTCCTATTTCGTAAGAAAAAGAAAACACTATAGCAGTTTAGTAAAAGATTAA
- a CDS encoding OmpA/MotB family protein yields MKKILFYGLGLTVLLSSCVSQKKYTELETKYKESQDLLNSATVKLNSCLEEKSSLNSQIARLSESNKDLINQIGNFTDLTKKGAENLEKSLESLQEKDLTIRKLQDAVTRRDSVNLALVQSLKGALGNLDDEDIEISVEKGVVYVSISDKLLFSSGSTKVTARAREVLGKVATVVKNKPDFEFMVEGHTDNVPIATASVKDNWDLSVLRATSVVRILQNDFGVAPARMTAAGRSEYIPVADNSSKDGRAKNRRTRIVVLPKLDQFYNMIEEGMKDPKIN; encoded by the coding sequence ATGAAAAAAATTCTTTTTTACGGTTTAGGATTAACCGTATTATTAAGTTCTTGTGTGTCTCAAAAGAAATATACGGAGTTAGAGACCAAGTACAAGGAGTCACAAGACCTTTTAAATTCTGCAACAGTTAAATTAAATTCTTGTCTAGAAGAAAAATCTTCATTAAATAGCCAGATTGCAAGACTTAGCGAAAGCAATAAAGACCTTATTAACCAAATTGGTAATTTCACAGACCTGACTAAAAAGGGTGCTGAGAACTTAGAAAAATCTTTGGAAAGTCTTCAGGAAAAAGACCTTACCATCAGAAAACTCCAGGATGCTGTTACGCGCAGGGATTCAGTTAACCTGGCATTGGTACAGAGCTTAAAAGGAGCTTTAGGAAACCTCGATGATGAAGATATCGAAATCAGCGTTGAAAAAGGTGTGGTTTATGTTTCTATCTCTGATAAGTTATTATTCTCCAGCGGTAGTACTAAAGTAACTGCAAGAGCAAGAGAAGTATTAGGAAAAGTTGCTACTGTAGTTAAGAACAAACCGGACTTCGAATTTATGGTTGAAGGTCACACAGATAACGTGCCAATCGCTACAGCCAGCGTTAAAGATAACTGGGATTTAAGTGTGTTAAGAGCGACTTCAGTTGTTAGAATTTTACAGAATGACTTTGGTGTTGCCCCTGCTAGAATGACCGCAGCCGGTAGAAGTGAATACATTCCTGTAGCTGACAATTCAAGTAAAGATGGCAGAGCGAAAAACAGAAGAACCAGAATCGTTGTGCTTCCTAAGCTGGATCAGTTCTACAACATGATCGAAGAAGGAATGAAAGATCCTAAAATCAACTAA
- a CDS encoding L-threonylcarbamoyladenylate synthase encodes MAELIRIYEENPNPREIARVVEILKKGGLIIYPTDTVYGLGCDITNSRALQKIARIKGVKLEKANFSFICADLSNLSDYVRQIDTPTFKILKRALPGPYTFILPGSNNLPKDFKKKKTVGIRVPDNSIARELVEMLGNPIVSTSIHDEDELLEYTTDPELIIEKWDNLVDVVIDGGYGDNVPSTVIDLSEEEVIVVREGKGSLDIL; translated from the coding sequence ATGGCCGAGTTAATTCGTATTTATGAAGAGAACCCTAATCCCAGGGAGATAGCCAGGGTCGTTGAAATCCTTAAGAAGGGAGGGTTGATTATATACCCGACAGATACGGTATATGGCTTGGGCTGCGATATTACAAATTCCAGGGCGTTGCAAAAAATAGCCCGTATCAAAGGGGTGAAACTTGAAAAAGCTAATTTTTCATTTATATGTGCCGACCTGAGTAATTTATCCGATTATGTTCGTCAGATAGATACGCCTACGTTCAAGATATTGAAAAGGGCATTGCCGGGACCTTATACTTTTATTTTACCGGGAAGTAATAACCTGCCAAAAGACTTTAAGAAAAAAAAGACTGTCGGAATCAGGGTTCCTGATAATAGTATAGCCAGAGAACTTGTAGAAATGCTGGGGAATCCGATTGTTTCGACTTCAATTCACGATGAAGATGAGTTATTGGAATATACTACAGATCCCGAGCTTATCATAGAAAAGTGGGACAACCTGGTAGATGTTGTAATTGATGGCGGTTATGGAGATAATGTGCCTTCAACTGTTATCGACCTATCAGAAGAGGAAGTAATAGTTGTTAGGGAAGGAAAGGGCTCGCTTGATATTTTATAG